Proteins encoded in a region of the Balaenoptera musculus isolate JJ_BM4_2016_0621 chromosome 21, mBalMus1.pri.v3, whole genome shotgun sequence genome:
- the DEFB108B gene encoding beta-defensin 108B, which translates to MENVVRSPKQLQEVFSPPGNWETGGAGFKEVCERPNVSCQEFCIDSGIQARRCLDGRPCCLPMVHIPEVDPTTPKEH; encoded by the exons ATGGAGAATGTGGTTCGCTCGCCCAAGCAACTGCAGGAAGTTTTCAGTCCACCTGGCAACTGGGAAACTG GCGGGGCCGGTTTCAAGGAAGTCTGTGAGCGTCCAAACGTCTCCTGCCAGGAATTCTGCATCGACTCAGGAATCCAGGCTCGGAGATGTTTGGACGGCCGACCATGCTGTCTGCCCATGGTGCACATACCTGAAGTCGACCCTACTACACCCAAGGAGCACTGA